The Porites lutea chromosome 9, jaPorLute2.1, whole genome shotgun sequence sequence ATCATGTGCTTGATGTAATAAGCAAACAGGGAAATAACATCAGAATACCAGAAAAACTGGTTTGTCGCTAAAGCGGCATCACTTTTGAATTCTCTTATCAGCATCAAGACACCGCGAGGAATTGAACAGAGTTGAAAAACTGcaactaaaaaaacaacaactttaactAAACGGATCTTTTTCCTCATTCGTTCAATAAAGTTTTTCCTCTTGTCGTTCCTTTTCGAGAACCGTAGTTCACTATTTGTCACAATGAAAATGTTAACATAACACCACGACTGAACAAataacggcaaggcgataaagaCTGTAACTAGGTAGATTTCGTAAACGCGTCTCACAGTTAGAGATGGAAAATTTGGCATGCAGTAAAGTCTGCTGTCGTCTGCGTGGTGCTGTAGCTCTAACATCAGCGCTTGCGGTAAAGCGGCGGTTATGTAGCAAGTTAACCATATTACACCGACAATCACCTTCGCTGATTTTAAACGTAGTCTGTTCTTGAAAGGTTGAACAATAACGCGGTACCTTTCCAGCGCGATTGTTGTATGTGTGACAACGGACACGCTTACAAAGAGCTCTTGGATGGACACGAGAAAGTTGCAGAGAAATTCACCAAAGGGCCACCCAATGTAGTTCTCTATGATTCGCTGCGGTGCAGCAATGAGAGCCATTCCCAGATCAGCTACAGCGATACTCAGAATCAACCAGTAACACGGCGTTCTAAGCTGCTGCCTGCTAATAATGGCCGACACGATCAAAACATTCCCAGGAAATCCAGTCACGATGACAAACGAGAAGAGAACTGTGGCCATCGTAGCTGGCTCAGATGGGTTTATATAAGTTTCCAAAGATGACGATTTATTGCGCAAAGATGCATTCTCATTCGCCCAAACTTCCATTAGTCCTTCCTAGTTCTTTGGCGCGCGGACAGTTCCGTGGCTGATGTTTTTCTTCTTAAGTGTTCAAGAAAACCGATTTCTCAGCTGTTGCAAATAATGAAACACAGAAAAAGTGCGGCGATTACAATACATAACAACCGGCTGTGTCCTTAATTTTCTGATAACAGACTTCCGAATTTTGGCGGAGGTTTTTCTTGTAGCCGCCTAGTTCCTGCCTCAATTAACTTCGTATTTTTTACTATAAAGCCTTGAAAAATTCCGCACCTTAGGTCACAAGCTTCTCGCTGCTGATGGCCATATCTACATCCTAAAAGTTCACGCAATGGTCGACCAGGTTAGTCGGTGATCACCGACGCCAACAGAGACTTAATTAGACggtcaaaaatttcatttttaaaagacGCCCAATTACGGCGCGTGAATTTGcttaaaagcttcttttttttgcacaaaatgGGAGCCTTTGTTTTGTAAGCAACACATTGTTCTGAATGCAttaacaaaaatgttaaattgGACCGACACTGCCGGAACCTATTAAGCGTACTTGTTTTGTACAAAAGGTGCAAAAGTTCATGAAAATGTTTGCGCGGCAACGTTATGCAAACACGAAGATAAGAGAATAAAAGATCCAAATCACAAGAAACCGAACTTGAGTGCTTGTTGTAGTATCGAAGGAAGAACGGAATCAGTATCCAACCATAccaccggggggggggggggggggaggggactcTCCCTTATTTGGTCTAGACGAGTACGTGCTGCTGAACAGGTGAACAGGGGATGGTTTTCACAATCTTAAGTCTTTAAACAGGGtgtacaatttcactatttaacATCCTTTTCAAGATTTGTCTATTAAAAATTCAGTATTAGGGTTGGGAATGGACGGACTACCTCTGCGTTACCAGCATTGAAAAATCTAATTCCACGTCGTTAGTTTGAATAATTTCTAATTCGTTtctaaaaacgaaaagaatCAGGGTCTTGATCAAATAAGGTCTTTTGTCTTAAACAGAGCAGCAAAGTGAACAATTTTTGTGTCAAACAGGGTCCGGGTTTGAAGGACTCAACAGCCCACCCCTACCAAAACATCCCTTGAATACCCCCCGGTACCACACACACTGATGTTACTGTGGCTTAATCTAGGAAAAAGTAAGACTGATTTCATACCTTGTAAGCTTGCTTTGGGCtattcaagaaagaaaaacaacaacaacaaaaaaaacaacaaaaaagaaaacggtgACTTCATTTTTACTGCAGGGGAAATTGTAATTTTTGGTCTAGCAGTTTGTAAATTTTAGAACAGTTTCGCAAGAATTTCAAATCAAACCCACGATAAATGGTTGTTTATGAACTCACAAATCAGAGGACATGGAAAGGAAATTTATCACAGACGACTACAAATAAAGCCGTGATTGAATGTTTTTAGGACAAAAGGTCGAAAAAAATATATCGAATCGGAAATTTATCGGGGACTTTTTGGCAATGTCCGTGTTTCTGATTAAATTCCCAGCAAATTTTATTGAGCATCTGCGTTTGCCGGTAACAAATCAACGATCGACATATCTGGAAATATTTTTGAGGTTGATTTAACATTTACAAAAATTCAAGCATTCGCATTTTTAATACAGTAACGGAATCACTTTCTGGCAAAATGAATTCCGTGGAAAGAAgtgaattaattaattaattaatatccCTTCAGACTGTCCTATCACGAAACGGTGATAAAGTTATTCTCGGAGAAAACCattttttactaaaatttaaaatattctgATTACTGTGTCCAAACTTTTTTAAATTAGAGGCAAAATAAACAGATTCAAAAGTAAATGTAGATATAAATACATATTTTGAGGAACTAACCTTGAGATGTCCAGATAAGGGCCTAAGGTTGAAAGCTGGTAGATAGATAAGCAAAATTTTCAGTCGGACATAATATTGTAGTCTTGAAACTCAAAGAATAATTAAGCTGTTAAAAAGTGCTAAAACTGTCATGATACCCAAACTATTAGAGCCATGGAGGAAACCGCGCGCCTAGAAACCCATTTATTTAGCGCGATTATTACGTTATCACAGAGATAACGCCAATATAATTTTAAAGAGagtcattcatttttttcacttttcaataAATTATGTCAGATGCTTAAATTAATAGCAGATAGCAGTAGGGCTATTACTTTATAGGAACTTATTAGGGTTGCGGCTCCTTGCTTTTTAATGAACTGGTTCACAGTTGCGtgttttaaactgaattttacGGATATATTGTAGAGCTCTACTTATAATTCCTCATCTTTCTGGACTAAAAAGATGGCCGGCTTCTAATTCAAAACATCAGGTCACCTGTTCCAAACGCATTGCTTACAAAAACATATGCAAATTGTTTTTAGTATGTTGTATACAGAATTACTTGCATATGGCAGTGTTTTCTTTCACGTGTCGCAATCGCCAGGTTTTCACTTACAGAGACCTTGCATTTTCTTTCATAATCTAGCCCAATTTTTAACTCTCAGACTGAGATAAGACCCACCCACTGCTGTAAACTATAAAACCACCGCTTTCTCCTTTGCGGGGGCTGCGCCCTAGGTCGCACGCAATCACATCACTGCAAGGAGTAGCACGTCCGCATAAACTGCTAAGTCGCGGCCTTTTATATTGCGTTCGCTCAGCTAACTTTACAAAAGTGTTTATGACTTTGTTAATCAATAGCCGCCCAAGTCTTGAGTACAGTTGTCAGTTGTGGTATTGTGTACAGGTCTGTCTTGTTTAGTGTCATTAATTGGTTTTATAACAGAATTACACTCTGGTTTTACTATCCCAAAAGCAGACAAGGCCAGATGTCCAGCCGCAAAGGTTCAAtctaaaatgaaaactgaaacagctctattcatttcattttaaatttcctCTGGCGGCTCTGGTGGGAGATAATTCAAGACTGCAATTATTTTTTCTGAGTCATCAGAACTGACATAATCAAATTGTGCCCATTGGACATCAAGAGTTAAATGGCTAGAAGTTGCCAACATTGTCTAAAATAACAAGGAAATTGAACAtcaaatttattcattttataggACAGAGCTCAAGTGATTATCGATTAAAACGCAAGACGtctgaatttcttttttaaaaacccGATGAAAGATATGAATATAAAAGTGTTTCGATCATTGCCGTTTATCTCCAAAGGTCGGACAATTAAACTGTGGGAGTCAACAGAACAAAACGGATATTTGTAAATGGCCAACTTTATTTGTGGCCACGGGCAATAAGTAACCTCCATGAAATAATTATCCGGTGTTTGATTCCTTCCAAACTTGAGCACTTATCCGTCGTTTTAATTAAAAATGGAACAAGAAAGACTCGTGTCGAGTGAAAATTTAGTGGGAATCTCCGCGATATCTAAAGCCCCAGTTTGTAACTCAAAGGCGGCTTAACGCAAACTGAAAGCTAGGCATTTCCCAAGTTAATTCTTACTCTGATTCATGAGAATTTGTGATGTCGGAGTTTGACCATTTCAATGATCAAAATGGTaattgaaagaaataaaaaagtcgGAACTTAAAATCGGGAAAAGCGAACCATTTAAAATTTATCACGCAAAGCGTAAAATAACACACtagataaaataaattattttgttttaaccgTACCAATTAAGCGACCGACCCCTCATAGAGGCGGTTTCGAGAAACAGCTCATAAAAACGATAATTTCCCCACAATGTATGCAAATTACACCAATATGCGCTGAAATATTTATTCACAAGATATGTTGGGTTTTCTACACGGGTTAATTGGCATCGTAGCATCCACATATTACATAGGCGATTACTATAATTTTATGtgacaaattaatattaaaatgaCGAAGTAATTTTcgactttaattttgtttagctCTAAGTTTCAAATGGCTTGTGTCATTTTGTGTTCGATTATAGTTATTATTAAAGAGACAAGAAAAGAAAGCGAGTTTTATAGAATGAGTTTTTGCATTACTGACTTGGCTTTAAAGCCTTCCTGTTCTTTCAGTTCGGCGTTCACTGACGCTTGTGCACAGTACAGTGTCTGTTCACAGCGGCTGTTCAATTTCATCTTTCTCCAGTCGTTCTTCGTCGAAATCTACTGTTCGCTTTGGGACAGAGTAGAACGATGATTTAATCGGGCTGTTCTGAAAGTTCTCTGTGGCTTTACCATGTTTACAACAACACATTTTCACTCCGTTTCTTAAGTCTGCGCTCATTGCATACAGAATGAAAGGGTTTATTACATGTTTCAGGTAATACAGAGCAAGCGCTATAAGGTCTAAATACTCAAACGTTGGACCAATCGAATAGGGATCTGCAAATTCGCGATAAAGCATCGTGATTCCACGAGGGAGATGACAAATTTGGAAAGTTATGACCAAAACAAGAAGCATTTTGACAAGTTTTTGTTTACGCTTCATACTCGCAGCCATTCCCTTGCACGAAACTCGCGAGTCAAAAGAGGTCCCCGACTGCACCCTACTTTCCGTTTTGGCTGCTACCATGGCAATTACTTCACTTTTGCTTTTCAAGGCTCGAATGATGCTTATGTAGGCATAGCTCTGAATGACCAGCTGAACCACGATGAAGATCACCACCAAGTAGGTCTCGTAAACTCTGCGATATAGAGTAGTCCAGTCTGGAAAACAATACACCACCCCTTCGAAGGTCTGCAGTTTAAGCGGGAAGGTT is a genomic window containing:
- the LOC140948609 gene encoding neuropeptide FF receptor 2-like; this encodes MEVWANENASLRNKSSSLETYINPSEPATMATVLFSFVIVTGFPGNVLIVSAIISRQQLRTPCYWLILSIAVADLGMALIAAPQRIIENYIGWPFGEFLCNFLVSIQELFVSVSVVTHTTIALERYRVIVQPFKNRLRLKSAKVIVGVIWLTCYITAALPQALMLELQHHADDSRLYCMPNFPSLTVRRVYEIYLVTVFIALPLFVQSWCYVNIFIVTNSELRFSKRNDKRKNFIERMRKKIRLVKVVVFLVAVFQLCSIPRGVLMLIREFKSDAALATNQFFWYSDVISLFAYYIKHMINPVILWCTSDEFRFCCR
- the LOC140948339 gene encoding prolactin-releasing peptide receptor-like; protein product: MAQTALTNFSYDPRTAAHRNMTTDSSNGTEQSEQDQVQLFDPMSYNIMVVAFFSAIFAFGLVGNASLLGTILRRKKLRNPCGLLLANIALADLGVAVIAAPLRIAELYYIGWPFGSALCRLIPPLQDVMVCVSVVTHSTIALERYRATVTPFKARPSSSKTKIVIFGIWLFCYMFGGLPLTFPLKLQTFEGVVYCFPDWTTLYRRVYETYLVVIFIVVQLVIQSYAYISIIRALKSKSEVIAMVAAKTESRVQSGTSFDSRVSCKGMAASMKRKQKLVKMLLVLVITFQICHLPRGITMLYREFADPYSIGPTFEYLDLIALALYYLKHVINPFILYAMSADLRNGVKMCCCKHGKATENFQNSPIKSSFYSVPKRTVDFDEERLEKDEIEQPL